One part of the Nitrosophilus kaiyonis genome encodes these proteins:
- a CDS encoding LOG family protein yields the protein MKFATTFGASVIDKNSKEYKDGIELGFFLAKNGYIVKCGGYGGLMEAVSIGVKKAKGECIGVTIQKFDEIRLKNPYLTKKITTDNLFDRLKILIQDSKLFIAQKGSIGTLNEIFMVAALKYGKFMPDIRIVLIGKEYKNFNCFDENFLKIVEFYDSVDEFINS from the coding sequence ATGAAATTTGCCACAACTTTCGGAGCTTCTGTAATAGATAAAAATTCAAAAGAGTATAAAGATGGAATTGAGCTTGGATTTTTCCTTGCAAAAAATGGATATATTGTTAAGTGTGGTGGATATGGTGGATTGATGGAAGCTGTAAGTATTGGAGTAAAAAAAGCAAAAGGAGAGTGTATTGGCGTAACTATTCAAAAATTTGATGAGATAAGATTAAAAAATCCATATTTAACAAAAAAAATCACAACTGATAATCTTTTTGATAGATTAAAAATTTTAATCCAAGATAGTAAACTTTTTATTGCACAAAAAGGTAGCATAGGAACATTAAATGAGATTTTTATGGTTGCAGCACTGAAATATGGAAAATTTATGCCAGATATAAGAATTGTATTGATTGGAAAAGAGTATAAAAATTTTAACTGTTTTGATGAAAATTTTTTAAAAATTGTTGAATTTTATGATAGCGTTGATGAGTTTATTAATAGTTGA